A DNA window from Vigna unguiculata cultivar IT97K-499-35 chromosome 10, ASM411807v1, whole genome shotgun sequence contains the following coding sequences:
- the LOC114166148 gene encoding AT-hook motif nuclear-localized protein 22-like has product MDPVAAQGRPLPPPFLTRDLQLHPHHQFQPHHNHQNTEDEAANGRGQKRDRDDNAGAGGGSATPPHGAGDGQEPGSGDGGGSEMARRPRGRPAGSKNKPKPPIIITRDSANALRSHVMEIANGCDIMESVTAFARRRQRGVCVLSGSGTVTNVTLRQPASPGAVVTLHGRFEILSLSGSFLPPPAPPAASGLAIYLAGGQGQVVGGSVVGPLVASGPVVIMAASFGNAAYERLPLEEEEPPVAVPGTGGLGSPGIAGTQQQSQSQQQQQPQQLVGDPNSSSLFHGVPQNLLNSVQLPAEGYWGGTARPPF; this is encoded by the coding sequence ATGGATCCTGTAGCAGCACAAGGACGACCTCTCCCTCCCCCTTTTCTCACTAGAGATCTTCAGTTACACCCTCACCACCAATTTCAGCCCCACCACAACCACCAGAACACGGAGGATGAAGCCGCCAATGGCCGCGGCCAGAAGCGGGATCGCGACGACAACGCCGGCGCTGGAGGCGGCTCCGCCACACCCCCGCACGGCGCCGGAGACGGCCAGGAACCCGGGTCGGGAGATGGAGGAGGAAGTGAAATGGCGAGAAGGCCCAGAGGAAGGCCTGCGGGGTCCAAAAACAAGCCCAAACCACCCATTATCATCACAAGGGACAGTGCCAACGCTCTCCGATCCCATGTTATGGAAATCGCCAACGGCTGCGACATCATGGAGAGCGTCACCGCCTTCGCCAGGCGGCGACAGCGTGGTGTTTGTGTGCTCAGCGGCAGCGGCACCGTCACCAACGTCACCCTCCGGCAGCCGGCTTCCCCCGGTGCCGTTGTGACCCTTCACGGAAGGTTCGAGATTCTATCTCTTTCCGGTTCATTTCTGCCGCCGCCGGCTCCGCCTGCGGCGTCAGGACTGGCCATTTACCTTGCTGGCGGACAGGGACAGGTAGTTGGTGGAAGCGTGGTGGGACCCCTGGTGGCTTCGGGTCCTGTTGTTATCATGGCTGCTTCATTTGGTAATGCTGCTTATGAGAGACTACCCTTGGAGGAAGAGGAACCTCCGGTGGCGGTTCCGGGCACCGGAGGATTAGGGTCGCCGGGAATTGCAGGGACACAGCAACAATCGCAATCGCAGCAGCAGCAACAGCCGCAACAGCTTGTCGGAGATCCTAACAGTTCTTCTCTCTTCCATGGAGTTCCGCAGAATCTTCTGAATTCGGTTCAATTACCTGCTGAGGGTTATTGGGGTGGCACTGCTCGCCCCCCTTTTTAA
- the LOC114166241 gene encoding 4-hydroxy-tetrahydrodipicolinate synthase, chloroplastic-like, translated as MLKNHCSCSMSITEPTSVFFRSLARTCSKRKDAKNTYWKPPQASAGNDFHFPISSSVVKNRTSMEGIRSLRLITAVKTPYLPNGQFDLDSYDNLVDMQIAKGIEGILVAGSTGEGQLMTWSEQIMLIAHTVNCFGDKVKVVGNAGSNCTSEAIKATERGFAVGMNAALHINPYYGKTSLDGLVAHYNSVLSIGPIIVYNIPTRTNQDIPPSVVQTLAQSPNLVGVKECVGTERIKQYTDEGIVVWTGIDKMSHDARWDFGAVGVQSVASNLVPGLMRKLMFENKDVTLNSKLIPLFDWLSQEPVPIALNTALAQLGVIKPVFRLPHVPLPVDKRIEFINLVKQMGREHFVGEKDAQVLDDDDFIIVGRY; from the exons ATGTTGAAGAACCATTGTAGTTGCAGCATGTCGATCACAGAACCCACTTCAGTGTTTTTCCGCTCCCTTGCCAGAACTTGCAGCAAGAG AAAAGATGCTAAGAATACATACTGGAAGCCTCCACAAGCATCTGCGGGAAATGATTTTCACTTCCCAATTAGCAGTTCAGTGGTTAAAAATAG GACATCAATGGAGGGCATTAGGAGTCTGCGATTGATAACAGCAGTTAAAACTCCTTATCTACCTAACGGCCAATTTGATCTTGATTCTTATGATAACTTGGTGGATATGCAGATTGCAAAAGGCATTGAAGGTATTCTTGTTGCAGGCTCAACTGGTGAAGGCCAACTAATGACCTGGAGTGAACAAATAATGCTTATTGCACACACAGTTAACTGTTTCGGTGACAAAGTTAAGGTTGTTGGTAATGCTGGAAGCAACTGCACATCAGAGGCAATTAAGGCCACTGAGAGAGGTTTTGCTGTTGGAATGAATGCTGCACTTCATATAAACCCTTACTATGGCAAAACCTCTTTGGATGGTTTGGTTGCTCACTATAACAGTGTACTTTCCATAGGCCCCATCATTGTATATAACATACCTACAAGAACTAATCAAGATATTCCTCCCAGTGTAGTTCAAACCTTGGCCCAAAGTCCTAATTTGGTTGGTGTGAAGGAGTGTGTGGGAACTGAGAGGATCAAACAGTATACAGATGAAGGGATTGTTGTATGGACAGGAATTGATAAAATGAGCCATGATGCTAGATGGGATTTTGGAGCTGTTGGAGTTCAATCTGTTGCTAGCAACCTGGTTCCTGGTTTGATGAGAAAACTCATGTTTGAAAACAAGGATGTTACACTGAATTCAAAGCTGATTCCTCTGTTTGATTGGCTTTCTCAAGAGCCTGTCCCTATTGCTTTGAACACTGCTCTTGCTCAACTTGGGGTCATCAAACCAGTTTTCAGGCTACCCCATGTTCCCTTGCCTGTGGATAAAAGGATAGAGTTTATCAATTTGGTGAAGCAAATGGGTCGAGAACATTTTGTTGGAGAAAAAGATGCTCAAGTtcttgatgatgatgactttATCATAGTTGGTAGATATTGA